In a genomic window of Carassius gibelio isolate Cgi1373 ecotype wild population from Czech Republic chromosome A3, carGib1.2-hapl.c, whole genome shotgun sequence:
- the scn4ab gene encoding sodium channel protein type 4 subunit alpha B isoform X2 has product MASLLPPPGADVFHPFTLESLAEIERRMAEEATEQEQMKALNIEVPEEDLPKPRGDLEAGKVLPFIYGDPPPNLLNVPLEELDPFYKAKKTFIVVTKGNTIYRFNAEPACYILSPFNPIRRVAIRILIHSLFSMFIMITILSNCVFMTMGDPPAWNKIVEYVFTGIYTFEALVKVLSRGFCIGDFTFLRDPWNWLDFMVISMAYVTEFVDLGNISALRTFRVLRALKTITVIPGLKTIVGALIQSVKKLADVMILTVFCLSVFALIGLQLFMGNLRQKCIKSFDWSNSDNLTVLFNHTEFNGTETANSTFNFQEYIENPENYYYVPGHMDPLICGNSSDAGKCPEGYTCLKAGPNPNYGYTSYDSFAWAFLALFRLMTQDFWENLFQLTLRAAGKTYMIFFVIIIFLGSFYLINLILAVVAMAYAEQNEATHAEAKEKEEEYAKILEQLKKQAEQQKNNMVNGSKTSLSSRKKGDDDQIQNDFDGIALKPLSKSNGSKGSMNYLEVPNTQMRKSSAASAADDALDELEDIQRPCPPCWYKFADIFLKWDCCLPWVKLKKFIYLIVTDPFVDLGITICIVLNTVFMAMEHYPMTQHFEHMLTVGNLVFTGIFTAEMVLKLIALDPYYYFQVGWNIFDSIIVTMSLVELGLANVEGLSVLRSFRLMRVFKLAKSWPTLNMLIKIIGNSVGALGNLTLVLAIIVFIFAVVGMQLFGKSYRDCVCKISEDCELPRWHMTDFFHSFLIIFRILCGEWIETMWDCMEVAGQGMCIVVFMMVMVIGNLVVLNLFLALLLSSFSGDNLAASDDDGEMNNLQIAVARMTRGIDWVKAFVIGHFTQFLGLKPKEEGVKANEEIDSKVATMNSSLSVIKVPIANGESDDDDDGNSSSEDEDKEDIDKNSKKTDGDESSTCSTVDRLPDVVEVEEEEEEDSTVPEDCYTENCIRRCPCLELDVTQSKRKAWWNFRKTCFSIVEHNYFETFIIFMILLSSGALAFEDIYIEQRRVIKIILEYADQVFTYVFVIEMLLKWVAYGFKVYFTNAWCWLDFLIVDVSLISLTANILGYSELGAIKSLRTLRALRPLRALSRFEGMKVVVNALVGAIPSIFNVLLVCLIFWLIFSIMGVNLFAGKFYYCFNSTSEEVFPITQVNNKSECFMLKEADPNVRWMNMKVTFDNVGMGYLSLLQVATFKGWMDIMYSAVDSREVEMQPDYESNLYMYIYFVIFIIFGSFFTLNLFIGVIIDNFNQQKAKIRGTDIFMTEEQKKYYNAMKKLGSKKPQKPIPRPTNCFQGLAFDLVTKQFFDIFIMVMICLNMVTMMVETDDQSEEKEYILFLINLVFIILFTGECILKITALRYHYFSIGWNIFDFVVVILSIAGLLLADLIEKYFVSPTLFRVIRLARIGRVLRLIRGAKGIRTLLFALMMSLPALFNIGLLLFLIMFIFSIFGMSNFAYVKKEAGIDDMFNFETFGNSIICLFMITTSAGWDGLLAPILNSPPDCDPDVENPGSPVRGNCGNAAVGIVFFCSYIVMSFLVVVNMYIAIILENFNVATEESSDPLCEDDFEMFYETWEKFDPTASQFIAYSSLSEFCDTLKDPLRIPKPNTLTLITMDLPMVPGDKIHCLDILLALTTHVLGDSGQMDAMKATMEEKFMANNPSKVSYEPITSTLRRKQEEVAASTIQSAYRKHVLKRGLKQASYMYREKTNSKRHGEEAPEKVGMISEKMSHLYGDQAIEDNKPTSFSFSQRGKPLYGVTVRVQRDVVLHSAPFPAPDSSATAEKLRESIV; this is encoded by the exons ATGGCGAGCCTGCTCCCTCCCCCAGGTGCCGATGTCTTCCACCCGTTCACTTTGGAGTCGCTTGCCGAGATCGAGCGGCGGATGGCAGAAGAAGCCACCGAGCAGGAGCAGATGAAGGCCCTGAATATCGAGGTGCCTGAGGAGGATCTGCCCAAACCCAGAGGTGATTTGGAAGCAGGAAAGGTCCTACCATTCATCTACGGAGACCCTCCACCAAATCTCCTCAATGTTCCTCTTGAAGAGTTGGATCCATTCTACAAAGCAAAAAAA ACATTCATCGTCGTCACCAAAGGGAATACAATATACCGATTCAACGCAGAACCTGCATGCTACATTCTAAGTCCATTCAACCCTATCCGACGAGTGGCCATAAGGATACTCATACATTC ATTATTTAGCATGTTCATCATGATAACCATCTTGTCAAACTGCGTGTTCATGACGATGGGTGACCCTCCAGCATGGAATAAAATAGTAGA GTACGTTTTTACTGGCATCTACACCTTTGAGGCGCTTGTAAAGGTGCTGTCCAGAGGCTTCTGCATTGGTGATTTCACATTCCTGAGAGATCCGTGGAATTGGCTGGATTTTATGGTCATCTCCATGGC GTACGTCACAGAGTTTGTGGACTTGGGGAATATATCTGCCCTGAGGACTTTCCGTGTTCTTCGGGCcctaaaaacaattactgtaatccCAG GTCTTAAAACCATTGTTGGTGCCTTGATTCAGTCGGTGAAGAAATTGGCGGATGTCATGATCCTCACTGTCTTCTGTCTCAGCGTGTTTGCTCTCATTGGTCTACAACTGTTTATGGGAAATTTGCGGCAAAAGTGCATCAAGTCTTTTGACTGGAGCAACAGTGATAACCTGACCGTGCTCTTCAATCACACTGAGTTTAATGGCACTGAAACGGCCAACAGCACATTCAACTTTCAGGAATATATTGAAAATCCAG AAAACTACTACTATGTGCCTGGGCATATGGATCCGTTAATTTGTGGTAACAGCTCTGATGCAGG GAAGTGCCCTGAGGGGTACACATGCCTGAAAGCTGGCCCAAACCCAAATTATGGCTACACTAGTTATGACAGTTTTGCATGGGCTTTCTTAGCCCTTTTCCGGCTAATGACTCAAGATTTCTGGGAGAACTTGTTCCAGTTG ACACTCCGTGCAGCAGGGAAGACGTACATGATCTTCTTTGTAATCATCATCTTCTTGGGTTCGTTCTACCTCATCAATCTGATTCTGGCTGTGGTGGCCATGGCGTATGCTGAACAGAATGAAGCCACCCATGCAGAAGCAAAAGAGAAGGAGGAAGAATATGCAAAAATCCTGGAACAGCTCAAGAAACAAGCTGAG CAGCAAAAGAACAACATGGTCAATGGCAGTAAGACATCATTATCTAGCAGAAAGAAAGGTGATGATGACCAAATTCAGAACGACTTTGATGGGATCGCATTGAAACCTCTCTCAAAGTCAAATGGATCCAAAGGCAGCATGAATTACTTAGAAGTCCCTAACACGCAGATGAGAAAATCAAGTGCAGCGAGCGCTGCAGACGATGCTTTAGATG AGCTGGAGGATATTCAAAGGCCGTGCCCTCCCTGCTGGTACAAGTTTGCTGACATATTCCTGAAATGGGATTGCTGCTTGCCATGGGTGAAATTAAAGAAGTTTATCTACCTAATTGTAACGGACCCTTTTGTGGATCTGGGCATCACCATCTGCATTGTGCTCAACACTGTGTTCATGGCTATGGAGCACTATCCTATGACTCAACATTTCGAACACATGTTGACAGTGGGGAACCTG GTTTTCACTGGTATCTTTACAGCAGAGATGGTGCTGAAACTTATTGCACTGGACCCATATTATTACTTCCAAGTTGGCTGGAACATTTTTGACAGCATAATTGTGACCATGAGTCTGGTGGAGTTGGGCTTAGCCAATGTTGAGGGCTTATCTGTGCTGAGGTCCTTCCGTCTG ATGCGTGTGTTCAAGCTGGCAAAATCTTGGCCAACACTAAACATGCTGATAAAAATCATTGGTAATTCTGTGGGTGCTCTTGGGAACCTGACCCTTGTCCTGGCCATTATTGTCTTCATCTTTGCTGTGGTGGGGATGCAGCTTTTCGGAAAAAGCTACAGGGACTGTGTGTGTAAGATCTCAGAGGATTGCGAGCTCCCTCGTTGGCACATGACAGATTTCTTTCACTCGTTTCTCATCATCTTTCGCATTCTGTGTGGGGAATGGATCGAAACAATGTGGGACTGCATGGAAGTGGCTGGCCAAGGCATGTGCATCGTCGTCTTCATGATGGTCATGGTGATAGGAAACCTAGTG GTGTTGAATCTCTTCCTGGCTCTGCTGCTCAGCTCCTTCAGTGGAGACAACCTGGCAGCGTCTGATGATGATGGGGAGATGAACAATCTGCAGATTGCCGTTGCTAGAATGACAAGAGGCATTGACTGGGTAAAGGCCTTCGTTATCGGACATTTCACACAGTTTCTGGGACTGAAGCCAAAGGAAGAGGGTGTGAAAGCAAACGAAGAAATCGATTCTAAAGTGGCCACCATGAATTCCAGCCTGTCCGTTATCAAAGTGCCTATAGCCAACGGTGAATCGGATGATGACGATGATGGCAACAGTTCTTCTGAGGATGAAGACAAAGAAGATATCGATAAAAATAGtaaa AAGACAGATGGAGATGAATCATCAACCTGCAGCACAGTGGACAGACTTCCTGATGTAGTAgaggtggaagaagaggaagaagaggactCCACCGTCCCTGAGGACTGCTACACAGAGA ACTGCATCAGGCGATGTCCTTGCTTGGAGCTGGATGTTACCCAAAGTAAAAGGAAGGCATGGTGGAATTTCCGTAAAACCTGCTTCTCCATTGTGGAGCACAACTATTTTGAAACCTTCATCATCTTCATGATCCTCCTCAGCAGTGGAGCTTTA gCATTTGAGGACATATACATTGAACAACGAAGAGTGATTAAAATCATTCTTGAATATGCAGATCAGGTCTTCACCTATGTTTTTGTCATTGAGATGCTTCTGAAATGGGTAGCCTATGGCTTCAAGGTCTATTTCACAAATGCATGGTGTTGGCTGGACTTTCTCATTGTTGAT GTGTCCCTAATCAGTTTGACTGCAAATATCTTAGGCTACTCTGAACTGGGGGCCATAAAGTCTCTCAGGACTTTGAGAGCACTGAGACCTCTTCGAGCTCTCTCCAGGTTTGAAGGAATGAAG GTGGTGGTGAACGCGCTGGTGGGGGCCATCCCATCCATCTTCAACGTTCTCTTGGTCTGCCTGATCTTTTGGCTCATCTTCAGCATCATGGGAGTCAACCTTTTTGCTGGAAAGTTCTACTACTGCTTCAACTCAACGTCCGAAGAAGTTTTCCCCATCACTCAGGTCAACAATAAGAGTGAGTGCTTCATGCTCAAAGAGGCTGATCCAAATGTGCGATGGATGAATATGAAGGTTACCTTTGATAACGTAGGCATGGGATACCTCTCCTTACTGCAAGTG GCAACATTCAAAGGATGGATGGACATCATGTATAGTGCTGTGGATTCTCGTGAA GTTGAAATGCAGCCGGACTATGAGTCAAACCTCTACATGTACATTTACTTTGTCATCTTCATCATTTTTGGCTCTTTCTTCACTCTTAATCTATTTATTGGTGTCATCATTGACAATTTCAACCAACAAAAGGCAAAGATAA GAGGAACTGATATCTTCATGACAGAAGAGCAGAAAAAATACTACAATGCCATGAAGAAACTTGGCTCCAAAAAGCCACAGAAACCAATTCCAAGGCCCACG AACTGCTTCCAAGGTTTGGCATTTGACCTGGTCACCAAGCAGTTCTTTGACATCTTCATTATGGTGATGATCTGCCTGAACATGGTGACCATGATGGTGGAGACGGATgaccagagtgaagagaaggaatATATCCTGTTCCTTATCAACTTGGTCTTCATCATACTCTTCACCGGGGAGTGCATTCTCAAGATCACCGCCTTGCGCTATCACTACTTTTCCATTGGGTGGAACATTTTTGATTTTGTTGTGGTCATTCTTTCAATTGCAG GTCTTTTGCTGGCAGATCTCATCGAGAAGTACTTTGTGTCGCCTACGCTGTTTCGTGTCATCCGACTGGCCAGAATTGGCCGCGTCCTGCGGCTCATCCGGGGTGCCAAAGGAATCCGGACGTTACTGTTTGCgctgatgatgtcacttcctgcccTCTTCAACATCGGCTTGCTTCTATTCTTAATCATGTTTATTTTCTCCATATTTGGCATGTCCAACTTTGCCTATGTGAAAAAAGAAGCGGGCATCGATGACATGTTTAATTTCGAGACCTTCGGGAACAGTATCATATGTTTGTTCATGATCACAACCTCCGCCGGCTGGGATGGTTTGTTGGCACCTATACTCAACAGCCCGCCAGACTGCGACCCGGATGTGGAGAACCCGGGATCGCCTGTCCGAGGAAACTGCGGCAATGCTGCGGTAGGCATCGTCTTCTTCTGCAGCTACATTGTCATGTCCTTCCTCGTCGTGGTCAACATGTACATAGCCATTATCCTAGAAAACTTCAATGTAGCGACGGAAGAAAGTAGCGACCCCTTGTGCGAGGATGACTTCGAGATGTTCTATGAAACCTGGGAGAAGTTCGACCCCACTGCCTCTCAGTTCATCGCTTACAGTAGCCTGTCTGAATTCTGCGACACGCTAAAAGACCCCCTGAGAATCCCGAAACCGAACACCCTTACATTGATCACAATGGACCTTCCCATGGTCCCTGGCGATAAGATCCACTGTCTGGACATTCTCCTGGCCCTCACTACACATGTGCTGGGAGATTCTGGCCAGATGGATGCCATGAAAGCGACTATGGAGGAGAAGTTCATGGCCAACAATCCCTCGAAGGTTTCGTACGAGCCCATCACCAGCACTCTCAGACGGAAGCAAGAAGAAGTGGCCGCTTCGACCATTCAAAGTGCCTACCGTAAGCACGTTCTCAAACGTGGCCTCAAACAAGCCTCATATATGTATAGAGAGAAGACAAACTCAAAGAGACACGGTGAAGAGGCTCCAGAAAAGGTGGGGATGATATCTGAGAAAATGAGTCATCTTTATGGAGATCAAGCCATTGAGGACAACAAACCTACGAGTTTCTCCTTCTCTCAACGTGGGAAACCACTGTATGGGGTTACAGTGAGAGTACAGAGGGATGTGGTCTTGCACTCTGCTCCTTTTCCCGCTCCTGACTCGTCAGCCACTGCAGAAAAATTGAGGGAGTCCATTGTGTAA
- the scn4ab gene encoding sodium channel protein type 4 subunit alpha B isoform X1, with product MFIMITILSNCVFMTMGDPPAWNKIVEYVFTGIYTFEALVKVLSRGFCIGDFTFLRDPWNWLDFMVISMAYVTEFVDLGNISALRTFRVLRALKTITVIPGLKTIVGALIQSVKKLADVMILTVFCLSVFALIGLQLFMGNLRQKCIKSFDWSNSDNLTVLFNHTEFNGTETANSTFNFQEYIENPENYYYVPGHMDPLICGNSSDAGKCPEGYTCLKAGPNPNYGYTSYDSFAWAFLALFRLMTQDFWENLFQLTLRAAGKTYMIFFVIIIFLGSFYLINLILAVVAMAYAEQNEATHAEAKEKEEEYAKILEQLKKQAEQQKNNMVNGSKTSLSSRKKGDDDQIQNDFDGIALKPLSKSNGSKGSMNYLEVPNTQMRKSSAASAADDALDELEDIQRPCPPCWYKFADIFLKWDCCLPWVKLKKFIYLIVTDPFVDLGITICIVLNTVFMAMEHYPMTQHFEHMLTVGNLVFTGIFTAEMVLKLIALDPYYYFQVGWNIFDSIIVTMSLVELGLANVEGLSVLRSFRLMRVFKLAKSWPTLNMLIKIIGNSVGALGNLTLVLAIIVFIFAVVGMQLFGKSYRDCVCKISEDCELPRWHMTDFFHSFLIIFRILCGEWIETMWDCMEVAGQGMCIVVFMMVMVIGNLVVLNLFLALLLSSFSGDNLAASDDDGEMNNLQIAVARMTRGIDWVKAFVIGHFTQFLGLKPKEEGVKANEEIDSKVATMNSSLSVIKVPIANGESDDDDDGNSSSEDEDKEDIDKNSKKTDGDESSTCSTVDRLPDVVEVEEEEEEDSTVPEDCYTENCIRRCPCLELDVTQSKRKAWWNFRKTCFSIVEHNYFETFIIFMILLSSGALAFEDIYIEQRRVIKIILEYADQVFTYVFVIEMLLKWVAYGFKVYFTNAWCWLDFLIVDVSLISLTANILGYSELGAIKSLRTLRALRPLRALSRFEGMKVVVNALVGAIPSIFNVLLVCLIFWLIFSIMGVNLFAGKFYYCFNSTSEEVFPITQVNNKSECFMLKEADPNVRWMNMKVTFDNVGMGYLSLLQVATFKGWMDIMYSAVDSREVEMQPDYESNLYMYIYFVIFIIFGSFFTLNLFIGVIIDNFNQQKAKLGGTDIFMTEEQKKYYNAMKKLGSKKPQKPIPRPTNCFQGLAFDLVTKQFFDIFIMVMICLNMVTMMVETDDQSEEKEYILFLINLVFIILFTGECILKITALRYHYFSIGWNIFDFVVVILSIAGLLLADLIEKYFVSPTLFRVIRLARIGRVLRLIRGAKGIRTLLFALMMSLPALFNIGLLLFLIMFIFSIFGMSNFAYVKKEAGIDDMFNFETFGNSIICLFMITTSAGWDGLLAPILNSPPDCDPDVENPGSPVRGNCGNAAVGIVFFCSYIVMSFLVVVNMYIAIILENFNVATEESSDPLCEDDFEMFYETWEKFDPTASQFIAYSSLSEFCDTLKDPLRIPKPNTLTLITMDLPMVPGDKIHCLDILLALTTHVLGDSGQMDAMKATMEEKFMANNPSKVSYEPITSTLRRKQEEVAASTIQSAYRKHVLKRGLKQASYMYREKTNSKRHGEEAPEKVGMISEKMSHLYGDQAIEDNKPTSFSFSQRGKPLYGVTVRVQRDVVLHSAPFPAPDSSATAEKLRESIV from the exons ATGTTCATCATGATAACCATCTTGTCAAACTGCGTGTTCATGACGATGGGTGACCCTCCAGCATGGAATAAAATAGTAGA GTACGTTTTTACTGGCATCTACACCTTTGAGGCGCTTGTAAAGGTGCTGTCCAGAGGCTTCTGCATTGGTGATTTCACATTCCTGAGAGATCCGTGGAATTGGCTGGATTTTATGGTCATCTCCATGGC GTACGTCACAGAGTTTGTGGACTTGGGGAATATATCTGCCCTGAGGACTTTCCGTGTTCTTCGGGCcctaaaaacaattactgtaatccCAG GTCTTAAAACCATTGTTGGTGCCTTGATTCAGTCGGTGAAGAAATTGGCGGATGTCATGATCCTCACTGTCTTCTGTCTCAGCGTGTTTGCTCTCATTGGTCTACAACTGTTTATGGGAAATTTGCGGCAAAAGTGCATCAAGTCTTTTGACTGGAGCAACAGTGATAACCTGACCGTGCTCTTCAATCACACTGAGTTTAATGGCACTGAAACGGCCAACAGCACATTCAACTTTCAGGAATATATTGAAAATCCAG AAAACTACTACTATGTGCCTGGGCATATGGATCCGTTAATTTGTGGTAACAGCTCTGATGCAGG GAAGTGCCCTGAGGGGTACACATGCCTGAAAGCTGGCCCAAACCCAAATTATGGCTACACTAGTTATGACAGTTTTGCATGGGCTTTCTTAGCCCTTTTCCGGCTAATGACTCAAGATTTCTGGGAGAACTTGTTCCAGTTG ACACTCCGTGCAGCAGGGAAGACGTACATGATCTTCTTTGTAATCATCATCTTCTTGGGTTCGTTCTACCTCATCAATCTGATTCTGGCTGTGGTGGCCATGGCGTATGCTGAACAGAATGAAGCCACCCATGCAGAAGCAAAAGAGAAGGAGGAAGAATATGCAAAAATCCTGGAACAGCTCAAGAAACAAGCTGAG CAGCAAAAGAACAACATGGTCAATGGCAGTAAGACATCATTATCTAGCAGAAAGAAAGGTGATGATGACCAAATTCAGAACGACTTTGATGGGATCGCATTGAAACCTCTCTCAAAGTCAAATGGATCCAAAGGCAGCATGAATTACTTAGAAGTCCCTAACACGCAGATGAGAAAATCAAGTGCAGCGAGCGCTGCAGACGATGCTTTAGATG AGCTGGAGGATATTCAAAGGCCGTGCCCTCCCTGCTGGTACAAGTTTGCTGACATATTCCTGAAATGGGATTGCTGCTTGCCATGGGTGAAATTAAAGAAGTTTATCTACCTAATTGTAACGGACCCTTTTGTGGATCTGGGCATCACCATCTGCATTGTGCTCAACACTGTGTTCATGGCTATGGAGCACTATCCTATGACTCAACATTTCGAACACATGTTGACAGTGGGGAACCTG GTTTTCACTGGTATCTTTACAGCAGAGATGGTGCTGAAACTTATTGCACTGGACCCATATTATTACTTCCAAGTTGGCTGGAACATTTTTGACAGCATAATTGTGACCATGAGTCTGGTGGAGTTGGGCTTAGCCAATGTTGAGGGCTTATCTGTGCTGAGGTCCTTCCGTCTG ATGCGTGTGTTCAAGCTGGCAAAATCTTGGCCAACACTAAACATGCTGATAAAAATCATTGGTAATTCTGTGGGTGCTCTTGGGAACCTGACCCTTGTCCTGGCCATTATTGTCTTCATCTTTGCTGTGGTGGGGATGCAGCTTTTCGGAAAAAGCTACAGGGACTGTGTGTGTAAGATCTCAGAGGATTGCGAGCTCCCTCGTTGGCACATGACAGATTTCTTTCACTCGTTTCTCATCATCTTTCGCATTCTGTGTGGGGAATGGATCGAAACAATGTGGGACTGCATGGAAGTGGCTGGCCAAGGCATGTGCATCGTCGTCTTCATGATGGTCATGGTGATAGGAAACCTAGTG GTGTTGAATCTCTTCCTGGCTCTGCTGCTCAGCTCCTTCAGTGGAGACAACCTGGCAGCGTCTGATGATGATGGGGAGATGAACAATCTGCAGATTGCCGTTGCTAGAATGACAAGAGGCATTGACTGGGTAAAGGCCTTCGTTATCGGACATTTCACACAGTTTCTGGGACTGAAGCCAAAGGAAGAGGGTGTGAAAGCAAACGAAGAAATCGATTCTAAAGTGGCCACCATGAATTCCAGCCTGTCCGTTATCAAAGTGCCTATAGCCAACGGTGAATCGGATGATGACGATGATGGCAACAGTTCTTCTGAGGATGAAGACAAAGAAGATATCGATAAAAATAGtaaa AAGACAGATGGAGATGAATCATCAACCTGCAGCACAGTGGACAGACTTCCTGATGTAGTAgaggtggaagaagaggaagaagaggactCCACCGTCCCTGAGGACTGCTACACAGAGA ACTGCATCAGGCGATGTCCTTGCTTGGAGCTGGATGTTACCCAAAGTAAAAGGAAGGCATGGTGGAATTTCCGTAAAACCTGCTTCTCCATTGTGGAGCACAACTATTTTGAAACCTTCATCATCTTCATGATCCTCCTCAGCAGTGGAGCTTTA gCATTTGAGGACATATACATTGAACAACGAAGAGTGATTAAAATCATTCTTGAATATGCAGATCAGGTCTTCACCTATGTTTTTGTCATTGAGATGCTTCTGAAATGGGTAGCCTATGGCTTCAAGGTCTATTTCACAAATGCATGGTGTTGGCTGGACTTTCTCATTGTTGAT GTGTCCCTAATCAGTTTGACTGCAAATATCTTAGGCTACTCTGAACTGGGGGCCATAAAGTCTCTCAGGACTTTGAGAGCACTGAGACCTCTTCGAGCTCTCTCCAGGTTTGAAGGAATGAAG GTGGTGGTGAACGCGCTGGTGGGGGCCATCCCATCCATCTTCAACGTTCTCTTGGTCTGCCTGATCTTTTGGCTCATCTTCAGCATCATGGGAGTCAACCTTTTTGCTGGAAAGTTCTACTACTGCTTCAACTCAACGTCCGAAGAAGTTTTCCCCATCACTCAGGTCAACAATAAGAGTGAGTGCTTCATGCTCAAAGAGGCTGATCCAAATGTGCGATGGATGAATATGAAGGTTACCTTTGATAACGTAGGCATGGGATACCTCTCCTTACTGCAAGTG GCAACATTCAAAGGATGGATGGACATCATGTATAGTGCTGTGGATTCTCGTGAA GTTGAAATGCAGCCGGACTATGAGTCAAACCTCTACATGTACATTTACTTTGTCATCTTCATCATTTTTGGCTCTTTCTTCACTCTTAATCTATTTATTGGTGTCATCATTGACAATTTCAACCAACAAAAGGCAAAG TTAGGAGGAACTGATATCTTCATGACAGAAGAGCAGAAAAAATACTACAATGCCATGAAGAAACTTGGCTCCAAAAAGCCACAGAAACCAATTCCAAGGCCCACG AACTGCTTCCAAGGTTTGGCATTTGACCTGGTCACCAAGCAGTTCTTTGACATCTTCATTATGGTGATGATCTGCCTGAACATGGTGACCATGATGGTGGAGACGGATgaccagagtgaagagaaggaatATATCCTGTTCCTTATCAACTTGGTCTTCATCATACTCTTCACCGGGGAGTGCATTCTCAAGATCACCGCCTTGCGCTATCACTACTTTTCCATTGGGTGGAACATTTTTGATTTTGTTGTGGTCATTCTTTCAATTGCAG GTCTTTTGCTGGCAGATCTCATCGAGAAGTACTTTGTGTCGCCTACGCTGTTTCGTGTCATCCGACTGGCCAGAATTGGCCGCGTCCTGCGGCTCATCCGGGGTGCCAAAGGAATCCGGACGTTACTGTTTGCgctgatgatgtcacttcctgcccTCTTCAACATCGGCTTGCTTCTATTCTTAATCATGTTTATTTTCTCCATATTTGGCATGTCCAACTTTGCCTATGTGAAAAAAGAAGCGGGCATCGATGACATGTTTAATTTCGAGACCTTCGGGAACAGTATCATATGTTTGTTCATGATCACAACCTCCGCCGGCTGGGATGGTTTGTTGGCACCTATACTCAACAGCCCGCCAGACTGCGACCCGGATGTGGAGAACCCGGGATCGCCTGTCCGAGGAAACTGCGGCAATGCTGCGGTAGGCATCGTCTTCTTCTGCAGCTACATTGTCATGTCCTTCCTCGTCGTGGTCAACATGTACATAGCCATTATCCTAGAAAACTTCAATGTAGCGACGGAAGAAAGTAGCGACCCCTTGTGCGAGGATGACTTCGAGATGTTCTATGAAACCTGGGAGAAGTTCGACCCCACTGCCTCTCAGTTCATCGCTTACAGTAGCCTGTCTGAATTCTGCGACACGCTAAAAGACCCCCTGAGAATCCCGAAACCGAACACCCTTACATTGATCACAATGGACCTTCCCATGGTCCCTGGCGATAAGATCCACTGTCTGGACATTCTCCTGGCCCTCACTACACATGTGCTGGGAGATTCTGGCCAGATGGATGCCATGAAAGCGACTATGGAGGAGAAGTTCATGGCCAACAATCCCTCGAAGGTTTCGTACGAGCCCATCACCAGCACTCTCAGACGGAAGCAAGAAGAAGTGGCCGCTTCGACCATTCAAAGTGCCTACCGTAAGCACGTTCTCAAACGTGGCCTCAAACAAGCCTCATATATGTATAGAGAGAAGACAAACTCAAAGAGACACGGTGAAGAGGCTCCAGAAAAGGTGGGGATGATATCTGAGAAAATGAGTCATCTTTATGGAGATCAAGCCATTGAGGACAACAAACCTACGAGTTTCTCCTTCTCTCAACGTGGGAAACCACTGTATGGGGTTACAGTGAGAGTACAGAGGGATGTGGTCTTGCACTCTGCTCCTTTTCCCGCTCCTGACTCGTCAGCCACTGCAGAAAAATTGAGGGAGTCCATTGTGTAA
- the gh1 gene encoding somatotropin: MARALVLLSVVLVSLLVNQGRASDNQRLFNNAVIRVQHLHQLAAKMINDFEDSLLPEERRQLSKIFPLSFCNSDYIEAPTGKDETQKSSMLKLLRVSFRLIESWEFPSQTLSGTVSNSLTVGNPNQITEKLADLKMGISVLIQACLDGQPNMDDNDSLPLPFEEFYLTMGDNSLRESFRLLACFKKDMHKVETYLRVANCRRSLDSNCTL; the protein is encoded by the exons ATGGCTAGAG CATTAGTGCTGTTATCGGTGGTGCTGGTTAGTTTGTTGGTGAACCAGGGGAGAGCATCAGACAACCAGCGGCTCTTCAATAATGCAGTCATCCGTGTGCAACACCTGCATCAGCTGGCTGCAAAAATGATTAACGACTTT GAGGACAGCCTGTTGCCTGAGGAACGCAGACAGCTGAGTAAAATCTTCCCTCTGTCTTTCTGCAATTCTGACTACATCGAGGCGCCCACTGGGAAAGATGAAACACAGAAGAGCTCT aTGTTGAAGCTTCTTCGCGTCTCTTTTCGCCTTATTGAGTCCTGGGAGTTCCCCAGCCAGACCCTGAGCGGGACCGTCTCAAACAGCCTGACCGTCGGCAACCCCAACCAGATCACTGAGAAGCTGGCCGACTTGAAAATGGGCATCAGTGTGCTCATCCAG GCATGTCTCGATGGCCAACCAAACATGGATGATAACGACTCCCTGCCGCTGCCCTTTGAGGAATTCTACTTGACCATGGGGGATAACAGCCTTAGAGAGAGCTTTCGTCTGCTGGCTTGCTTCAAGAAGGACATGCACAAGGTCGAGACCTACTTGAGGGTTGCAAATTGCAGGAGATCCCTGGATTCCAACTGCACCCTGTAG